The Flavobacterium galactosidilyticum nucleotide sequence GATAGAAAATCCAAATACCTTAAATGAAGTGGTTATAAAAAACGATGCGCCACCTATTCGAATTAAAAAAGATACCCTAGAATTTAATGCTTCTTCATTTAAAGTCCGCCCTGATGCGAATGTGGAAACTTTATTGAAACAATTACCTGGAGTAGAAATAGGGACTGATGGTAAAATCACCGTAAACGGAAAAGATGTAAATCAGATTTTAGTAAATGGAAAACCATTCTTTGATAAAGATGGTAAAATTGCATTGCAAAGTTTGCCTTCGGATATTATCAATAAAGTCCAAATTACAGATACTAAAACCAAGAAAGAGGAATTGAGTAAGGAAGCTTCGACTTCTAATAACGCTAGTATTAATTTAACTATCGATGAGAAGAAAAACAAAGGTTTCTTTGGACGATTTATGGGCGGTTATGGTACGGATGATCGTTATGAGAGCAGTGCTTTAATGAATTATTTTAAAGGCAAAAGAAAAATAAGTGTGCTGGCTTCGTCCAATAATATCAATTCCACAGGTTTCTCTATGGATGAAATTTTTGATAATATGGGTGGTGGTAGAAATAGTTCTATGTCCTACAACTCTAATGGTGGTGCATTTTCAGTTAATGGAAATCGTTTTGGTGGTGGTAGCGGAATTACCCGATCCAATATGGTAGGTATAAATTATGCTGATGAACTGATAAAAGATATGGAAACTAGCGGAAGTTATTTCTTCTCCAATTCAAATTCTGATAATTTAAACAGAAGTAAAGTAATTACTTTTTTATCAACAGGAAACATTACTAAGGAATCAGAAGCGACAACACACGGTGAGAATTTTGGACATAACTTAAGTTTTCAAGTAGAATATAAAATAGATTCGACTGCGACAATTTTTGTTGGACCAAAATTCATGAAATCGAATTCAAAATTCAGTAATGATTCTTTTGAAAAATCTTTCAATGACAGCGGACAACTGGTAAATGATAGTAAAGCTCAAGTTTTTGACGATAGTGATAGAGGAAGTTTCAGCAATGCGATTAACTTCAATAAAAGATTTAAACGTATAGGTCGTTTTTTAAGTGCGTCATTCGATAATGATAATTCAAAAGAGGAATTAAGCTCTTTAAATAAAAGTAACACCATATTTTATCAAGGTACAAATGCAAACATAGTTCGCGATCAGATTAGAAAAAACAGAAATATAGTTGATAAATATGTTGCTGAAATAGAATATTCGGAGCCAATAACGGATTCTTTGAATGTAAAAGTTGGAATGAACTACAGTAACGAATTCAAATCTGATGATAGAAACACATTTGACTTTAATGCGGGTTCTCAATCGTATTCTGATTTAAATCCAGAGTTAACTAACTATTTGACATCGTCTACTAAATCATTTCGTCCTCAAGCAGGCTTTTCGTTGAATAAGAAAAAATATGATGTAAGTGCTACTGTAGGTCCTTCGATCTCACAATTTGACAACAATTCATTTTATCTGGGTTTGCCTACAACTTTATCTAAAAATTATGTGTTGCCGTATGCGAATGCGAGAGTGGGATATCGTTTTACTAAATCAAAATCAATCTATTTGAATTATAGTTATGATGTTGATTTTCCTAATGCTAACCAAGTTTTGCCTGTGGAAGATTTGTCAAATCCGTTGAGCACTGTTGTAGGAAATGTAAATTTAAAACCGAGCAGCAATCAATGGGGTTATTTTAGTTTCCGAAATTTTGATTATGCTACTCGTTCTGGTTACTCTATTTATATTGGAGGGAATTTATATGGTGATCAAGTAGTTTCTTCAACACTTTATGATGCTAATATTAAGAGCAGTACAACTTTTGAAAACGTTTCTGGAACCTATTCGGGATGGTTTGGAGCAAACTGGAATAAGTCAACAAAAAGAGAAGCCCATAGTTTTAAATATGGTGTTGGTTTTAGCGGTAATTACGGTTTGTCAAAAGGATTTGTTAACGGAGAAATGTTTGAAGCCAATACATTAAGACTGAATCCAAGAGCCAACTTTACGTATGATTACGGGGAATTACTTTCGATAGCGCCTACCTATAATTTTACTTATAATGATTCAAAATATACCAATTATAGAACAACGGGTGCTTCAAGTGTGATTCATCGTTTTAATATACAAACAACAAATTACTGGCCAAAAAACTGGGTTTTCGGGAATGATTT carries:
- a CDS encoding outer membrane beta-barrel protein; amino-acid sequence: MKKKYFFILSFFLSVASFAQNNITIKGKILDKNSQNPIEAATVFLTSVKDSTVIDYTISDKNGFFKMDTKKITKPFFLKISYLGYETLKREMASISESKDFGVLSLIENPNTLNEVVIKNDAPPIRIKKDTLEFNASSFKVRPDANVETLLKQLPGVEIGTDGKITVNGKDVNQILVNGKPFFDKDGKIALQSLPSDIINKVQITDTKTKKEELSKEASTSNNASINLTIDEKKNKGFFGRFMGGYGTDDRYESSALMNYFKGKRKISVLASSNNINSTGFSMDEIFDNMGGGRNSSMSYNSNGGAFSVNGNRFGGGSGITRSNMVGINYADELIKDMETSGSYFFSNSNSDNLNRSKVITFLSTGNITKESEATTHGENFGHNLSFQVEYKIDSTATIFVGPKFMKSNSKFSNDSFEKSFNDSGQLVNDSKAQVFDDSDRGSFSNAINFNKRFKRIGRFLSASFDNDNSKEELSSLNKSNTIFYQGTNANIVRDQIRKNRNIVDKYVAEIEYSEPITDSLNVKVGMNYSNEFKSDDRNTFDFNAGSQSYSDLNPELTNYLTSSTKSFRPQAGFSLNKKKYDVSATVGPSISQFDNNSFYLGLPTTLSKNYVLPYANARVGYRFTKSKSIYLNYSYDVDFPNANQVLPVEDLSNPLSTVVGNVNLKPSSNQWGYFSFRNFDYATRSGYSIYIGGNLYGDQVVSSTLYDANIKSSTTFENVSGTYSGWFGANWNKSTKREAHSFKYGVGFSGNYGLSKGFVNGEMFEANTLRLNPRANFTYDYGELLSIAPTYNFTYNDSKYTNYRTTGASSVIHRFNIQTTNYWPKNWVFGNDFGYTYNSNIADGFKKDFYLWNTSLAYSFFDKKMTAKVKVYDLLNQNQSATRTISPTNIRDEENTVLKRYVMFSLTYKLNKFGMKEKPSGGNRMIFH